From Enterococcus mundtii, the proteins below share one genomic window:
- a CDS encoding Gp15 family bacteriophage protein codes for MRLNDPEVTSFFYKEREYLINLSFDIVLDAFDVLNEAIFTDYEKACLCLDLLIGEGCYQSEDALSLWVFIYDQFIHKEVPPFIKYSFYGEPLSVEEHEQLIDISADAETIYASFIQAYNIDLIDKQGILTWSKFRALLHNLPSDTPLKRIMQIRAWKPGNKDSEEYKRDMTDLQRYYALNTDREEKDND; via the coding sequence ATGAGGTTAAATGACCCAGAAGTCACTTCCTTTTTTTATAAAGAACGTGAGTATTTGATTAATTTGTCATTTGACATTGTATTAGATGCTTTTGATGTGTTAAACGAGGCAATATTCACTGATTATGAGAAAGCTTGTCTATGTCTAGACTTATTAATTGGAGAAGGTTGCTATCAATCTGAGGATGCACTTAGTCTATGGGTATTTATTTACGACCAATTTATTCATAAGGAAGTTCCACCGTTCATTAAATATAGTTTTTACGGAGAGCCACTTTCTGTGGAAGAGCACGAACAATTAATAGATATATCTGCGGATGCAGAGACTATTTACGCTTCTTTTATCCAAGCATATAACATCGATTTAATTGATAAACAGGGAATACTAACTTGGTCCAAATTTAGAGCTCTTTTACATAATCTGCCTTCAGACACTCCACTTAAACGAATTATGCAGATTCGAGCTTGGAAACCAGGAAATAAAGATTCAGAAGAATATAAGCGAGATATGACAGATTTACAAAGATACTATGCCTTAAATACGGATAGAGAGGAGAAAGATAATGACTAA
- a CDS encoding tape measure protein, protein MTKDGKISILIDVDAKQVPNVISSIEKNFGQLGKNADDITKKIGNNMGANTETGAKVANQAVDSVEQSMTDLGRSTDTATVKAGKSLSENFEVGSKAANTATDSVAKGVADLTATTSTELAKSGRIMGESFDSGAKDANQANDSVVKSVTSLVSSVESSAPKIGKELGSSFQSGAKEATSALDGIGKSSSNMLASIEATSPKAGRSIGNSFEAGSKQAASALGSIEKSSAQMVPPVELSATKAGKSIATSLEAGSKDGAKTVSDAVDAMKKDLTSLGDEAEKAGAKMSTSFSQPESKANLLTGSVGKLSAAMLITKGATTALTMAKGSLDGAFGRIDTLNNFENTMTRLTSSSEEAAAGMEGVRDVVVGTNYMLDSAAQTVQRLVMQNGSLEQSTKSYQIWGDAVAMYGDGAAETMDNVMDAMIQMRATGSVNMAQMDRMVRRGVDPWKIYEDATGMSMQSIRDALRDGEISANEFFDTVEQAMRDGGNEFTSVSGMAQQAGDTWAGSFANMATATSRGTANIIASMDEAFSETRFGSMKENIQGFGKTFEGALNGIAGVIPPVVSAVDTMTGGVIAVKNAAVTASPVIIGLGTAFGGLLIVQKVAIGTTSFIQMLKYLTGATSAATMATNVNTVATKLASGANTTNAASLKGAIAAQKIYAIATNASVAATKALGVAKALILNPALALGLVALGAAGYAATKMGMNFFDARKKTKELASELDGLKDDLDNVGKSTQSSAKEFELQAKMIESNTERNKDLAAELQRLSAIEDKSAADKKLMADTVDELNNSVTGLNLSYDEETGLLNATTEEINKRIEASKGMEEVNRLTERQKTLNQEAADIESSLTEVAKERMRLEQEASESGVDGKKKVKESLEGLSQKEDELQSLLVENQSERNQLYTEEQEKRRAVAETVSEANSQMITSWNVLSDAQQAALESMNSMYKKLVEESGNAFKQIEQQEAISLDQMKENLQKNAEAMRTWSTNVAILAKAGVDDGIIMQLEKLGPAGALQTQQMVDEMGLNLSSLAELGGEHTKKLLEQMGLHMEDLPKMSAEQSAWFVENLDLELGKLPETAQQHISDLNGTADATMKQAMASMGNIVGEETETVAEKFGLIPEKSEASLRRGTEGRDFAQWGRQPVEEIGDGMVEATPKVEEAAKEVAQTPERVMGPQLEQTDYASMGTAPPTKLGQGILDNITSVEEASKEVAQTPETMFQETIQANRYIPTGQETGKGLSEGINQSNADVELAAKAIGMIPENTIQAEMTTEKNKESGTEVGRGIAQGIDSSQEAVQQSAKAVADTPNNELSSHMNQGIYAEYGQAVGEGLATGIADTSPVVVAEVNKLVDQMVKQTDIGIKNMTVSFNQVVPNVANALSALPMVASNSMNSMNMSFQSGSQVQLATVKALNSNLIRTFTNTPSEFQSIGRNIMSRLNSGMMAESSRVVATSRNISNRIVQSFNQLPNQMQMTGRNAISSLNSGMNSSVSQPILTASRTSSAVVSAFSGLSNQLNGVGRDAMAGLNAGLNAGTASVLATANRIANQVAATMKSALDINSPSKVMANEVGRWIPEGVAAGIEKYAGVVYQEIDNLSAGMLKITTPEVALGSARMWRELSNEKISQTIVHQSPSVDMAELARVLNSRPIKVNSILDGEKISSTFDQSLGRQMYKRQYTGGVGFA, encoded by the coding sequence ATGACTAAAGATGGCAAAATAAGTATTCTGATTGATGTCGACGCCAAGCAGGTTCCTAATGTAATAAGTTCAATTGAAAAAAACTTTGGACAGTTAGGAAAAAATGCTGATGATATTACAAAAAAAATTGGTAATAATATGGGCGCCAATACTGAGACAGGAGCGAAAGTTGCTAATCAAGCAGTGGATTCAGTTGAACAGTCGATGACTGATTTGGGAAGATCGACTGATACGGCTACTGTCAAAGCTGGGAAATCATTAAGCGAAAACTTCGAAGTGGGATCTAAGGCCGCTAATACCGCAACAGATAGCGTGGCTAAAGGAGTGGCGGATCTAACCGCCACAACGAGCACTGAACTAGCTAAGTCGGGACGTATCATGGGTGAATCCTTTGATTCTGGCGCCAAAGATGCCAATCAGGCCAATGATAGTGTCGTTAAATCAGTCACAAGCTTGGTTTCTTCTGTGGAATCTTCTGCACCTAAAATTGGTAAAGAGCTTGGTAGCTCCTTTCAATCTGGTGCCAAAGAGGCGACTAGCGCTTTAGATGGTATCGGGAAATCAAGCAGTAACATGTTAGCCAGTATTGAAGCGACGTCACCTAAGGCAGGTAGAAGCATCGGTAATTCGTTTGAAGCAGGTTCCAAGCAAGCAGCTAGCGCTCTTGGATCAATAGAAAAGTCCTCTGCGCAGATGGTTCCTCCTGTTGAATTATCAGCAACTAAGGCAGGAAAGAGCATTGCGACTAGTTTAGAAGCTGGTTCCAAAGACGGAGCGAAGACTGTCAGTGATGCGGTTGATGCGATGAAAAAGGATCTTACGTCATTAGGTGATGAAGCAGAAAAGGCTGGTGCTAAAATGAGTACCTCCTTTTCTCAACCAGAGTCAAAAGCCAATTTGTTAACAGGCTCTGTGGGCAAACTAAGTGCAGCGATGTTGATCACAAAAGGAGCAACTACAGCACTAACGATGGCTAAAGGTTCATTAGATGGTGCATTTGGTCGTATTGATACTTTGAATAACTTTGAAAATACGATGACCCGTTTAACAAGTAGCTCAGAAGAAGCAGCTGCAGGGATGGAAGGCGTTCGAGATGTTGTAGTTGGTACAAACTATATGCTTGATAGTGCGGCTCAGACCGTGCAGCGCTTAGTGATGCAAAATGGTTCATTAGAACAATCGACAAAAAGTTATCAAATCTGGGGTGATGCAGTTGCGATGTATGGTGATGGCGCTGCAGAAACAATGGATAATGTGATGGATGCAATGATCCAGATGCGAGCAACCGGAAGCGTTAATATGGCGCAAATGGATCGTATGGTTCGCCGTGGAGTAGATCCTTGGAAAATCTATGAAGATGCGACTGGTATGAGTATGCAAAGTATTCGTGATGCGTTGCGTGATGGCGAAATTAGTGCCAATGAGTTTTTTGATACGGTTGAACAGGCTATGCGTGATGGTGGGAATGAATTCACATCGGTTTCTGGGATGGCTCAACAAGCTGGGGATACTTGGGCAGGATCGTTTGCCAATATGGCTACTGCAACAAGCCGAGGAACAGCAAATATTATCGCATCTATGGACGAGGCATTCTCAGAAACACGTTTTGGCTCGATGAAAGAAAACATCCAAGGATTTGGTAAAACATTTGAAGGTGCGCTAAATGGGATTGCTGGTGTAATCCCTCCTGTTGTTTCGGCTGTTGATACGATGACCGGTGGGGTTATTGCTGTGAAGAACGCAGCTGTGACGGCTTCACCAGTGATTATCGGATTAGGAACTGCATTTGGTGGACTACTTATTGTACAGAAAGTAGCTATAGGAACAACAAGTTTTATCCAAATGTTGAAATATTTAACTGGAGCTACTTCTGCTGCCACAATGGCTACAAATGTTAATACAGTTGCAACTAAGTTGGCGTCAGGAGCTAATACAACCAATGCGGCTTCACTTAAAGGTGCAATTGCAGCACAAAAAATTTATGCTATTGCAACTAATGCTTCTGTAGCAGCTACAAAAGCACTTGGAGTAGCTAAAGCATTAATACTAAATCCTGCATTAGCTCTAGGGCTAGTGGCGTTAGGTGCAGCAGGATACGCAGCTACCAAGATGGGAATGAACTTCTTTGATGCTCGAAAAAAAACTAAGGAATTAGCAAGTGAATTAGATGGATTAAAAGACGATCTAGATAATGTCGGAAAGTCAACCCAGTCCAGTGCAAAAGAATTTGAATTACAAGCTAAAATGATCGAGTCGAATACAGAAAGAAACAAGGATCTAGCAGCTGAATTACAAAGGCTTTCAGCAATTGAAGATAAATCGGCTGCGGATAAAAAATTGATGGCTGATACGGTTGATGAACTGAATAATTCAGTGACTGGTCTAAATCTCTCTTACGACGAAGAAACAGGCCTGCTTAATGCAACCACAGAAGAAATAAACAAACGAATTGAAGCTTCTAAAGGAATGGAAGAAGTTAATCGGCTAACTGAACGACAAAAGACGTTGAATCAAGAAGCTGCAGACATTGAATCCTCATTAACTGAAGTAGCCAAAGAACGTATGAGATTGGAGCAAGAAGCTTCAGAATCTGGCGTGGATGGAAAGAAAAAAGTCAAAGAATCGCTGGAAGGACTGTCTCAGAAGGAAGATGAACTTCAAAGTTTACTTGTTGAAAATCAATCTGAACGAAATCAATTGTACACGGAGGAGCAAGAAAAAAGGCGAGCAGTCGCAGAGACAGTCTCAGAAGCTAATTCTCAGATGATTACTTCATGGAATGTTCTATCTGATGCACAACAAGCTGCCTTGGAATCTATGAATAGCATGTACAAAAAGCTGGTAGAAGAATCAGGGAATGCTTTTAAGCAGATTGAACAACAAGAAGCGATAAGCTTAGATCAAATGAAAGAAAATCTACAAAAAAATGCTGAAGCTATGAGAACGTGGTCTACCAATGTTGCCATTTTGGCGAAGGCCGGTGTAGATGATGGCATTATTATGCAACTTGAAAAATTAGGTCCAGCAGGTGCATTACAAACGCAACAGATGGTAGATGAGATGGGGTTAAATCTTAGTTCATTAGCGGAGTTAGGTGGAGAACATACAAAAAAACTGCTGGAACAAATGGGTCTTCATATGGAGGACCTACCAAAAATGTCAGCTGAACAATCGGCGTGGTTTGTTGAAAATTTAGATCTTGAATTAGGTAAATTACCAGAAACTGCACAACAGCACATTAGTGATTTAAATGGGACTGCGGATGCAACGATGAAGCAAGCGATGGCGAGTATGGGGAATATCGTTGGTGAAGAAACGGAAACTGTTGCTGAAAAATTTGGATTAATTCCAGAAAAAAGTGAGGCATCTTTACGGAGAGGAACAGAGGGGCGAGACTTTGCACAGTGGGGACGTCAACCTGTCGAAGAAATTGGGGATGGGATGGTAGAAGCAACCCCCAAAGTAGAGGAAGCAGCAAAGGAAGTTGCTCAAACGCCAGAGAGAGTTATGGGCCCTCAACTAGAACAAACAGACTACGCCTCAATGGGTACAGCACCACCAACAAAATTGGGGCAAGGAATTTTAGATAATATTACTTCAGTAGAAGAAGCTTCTAAAGAAGTAGCACAAACTCCAGAAACAATGTTTCAGGAAACCATACAAGCAAATCGTTATATTCCGACTGGTCAAGAAACAGGTAAAGGATTAAGTGAAGGAATTAATCAATCTAATGCCGATGTTGAGTTAGCAGCCAAAGCTATAGGAATGATACCAGAAAATACTATTCAAGCTGAGATGACTACAGAAAAAAATAAGGAAAGTGGAACAGAGGTAGGTCGAGGGATAGCACAAGGGATTGATAGCAGTCAAGAGGCTGTGCAACAAAGTGCTAAAGCTGTCGCAGACACTCCAAATAATGAACTATCTAGCCATATGAACCAAGGTATCTATGCTGAGTACGGACAAGCAGTGGGAGAAGGTCTTGCAACGGGAATCGCAGACACTAGTCCAGTGGTTGTTGCGGAAGTAAATAAGTTGGTTGACCAAATGGTAAAACAAACTGACATTGGTATCAAAAATATGACAGTAAGTTTTAATCAAGTTGTTCCTAATGTAGCTAACGCGTTGAGTGCGCTTCCTATGGTAGCTTCCAATAGTATGAATTCTATGAATATGAGTTTCCAAAGTGGATCGCAAGTACAATTAGCTACTGTGAAAGCTTTGAATAGCAATTTGATACGTACCTTTACTAATACGCCAAGTGAATTTCAATCGATTGGTCGAAATATTATGAGTCGGTTGAATTCTGGAATGATGGCAGAGTCGAGCAGGGTTGTCGCAACTTCCAGAAATATATCAAATAGGATTGTACAATCCTTCAATCAGTTGCCAAATCAGATGCAAATGACAGGTCGCAACGCAATTAGTTCATTAAATAGTGGAATGAATTCATCTGTAAGTCAACCTATTTTAACTGCATCAAGAACTAGCTCGGCGGTTGTATCTGCTTTTTCAGGATTGTCTAACCAGCTAAATGGAGTGGGTCGTGATGCTATGGCTGGATTGAATGCTGGATTAAATGCCGGTACAGCATCTGTATTGGCAACCGCAAATAGAATTGCCAATCAGGTTGCCGCCACCATGAAAAGCGCATTGGATATAAATAGTCCTTCGAAAGTCATGGCGAACGAGGTTGGACGGTGGATTCCAGAGGGGGTTGCCGCAGGTATCGAAAAATATGCAGGAGTTGTTTACCAAGAGATAGATAACTTGTCGGCGGGCATGTTGAAAATTACCACGCCAGAAGTTGCTTTAGGTTCTGCACGTATGTGGAGAGAGCTTTCCAACGAAAAAATCAGTCAAACGATTGTCCACCAATCTCCATCAGTAGATATGGCTGAGTTGGCACGGGTGCTGAATAGTCGTCCAATCAAGGTGAACTCAATCCTAGATGGAGAGAAGATTTCCAGTACTTTTGACCAATCTCTAGGAAGACAAATGTATAAAAGACAATACACAGGGGGTGTGGGTTTTGCATGA
- a CDS encoding phage tail domain-containing protein, translating into MWVLHDETQIYLICEEGTIHFNALFEGIRIADVGPGSPEPVYHFEQFSGSDGSRLVNFAYDSFPFFLVFRLASRNLYDWRLVVNEMRSLFYREDPYYICYSGEPGKRFRVVPEPWEVQKIMPQKGMFALSFTVFPGSSESIASTQSNFDLEEDWQFSQGLVAEEYQYTHETSRFIIFNGGDFTIDPREHDLTIRIEGESDGEFILFNRTTGDRFIYYPPLHRRYGESLVLESVYPRKNGVSCGIDTNHGVITLAPGENHIELQNISRVKSEWDFRFLYK; encoded by the coding sequence GTGTGGGTTTTGCATGATGAAACACAAATTTATTTAATCTGTGAAGAAGGAACTATCCATTTCAACGCTTTATTTGAAGGGATAAGGATTGCAGATGTGGGCCCGGGTTCTCCTGAGCCTGTGTATCATTTTGAACAATTTTCAGGAAGCGATGGAAGTCGCCTGGTTAACTTTGCCTACGACAGCTTTCCATTCTTCTTGGTTTTCCGATTGGCTTCGCGAAATCTGTACGATTGGCGACTGGTCGTTAACGAGATGAGAAGTTTATTTTACAGAGAGGATCCTTACTACATTTGCTATTCTGGAGAGCCTGGGAAACGATTTAGAGTTGTTCCGGAGCCCTGGGAAGTACAAAAAATCATGCCTCAAAAAGGAATGTTCGCCCTTTCTTTCACGGTGTTCCCTGGGAGCTCCGAATCAATCGCAAGTACTCAGTCTAACTTTGACTTAGAAGAGGACTGGCAATTTTCACAAGGTTTAGTGGCAGAAGAGTATCAATATACCCATGAAACGAGTCGGTTTATTATTTTTAACGGGGGAGATTTCACGATTGATCCCAGAGAACATGACTTAACGATTCGAATCGAAGGGGAATCAGACGGAGAGTTTATCTTGTTCAATCGAACCACTGGTGATCGTTTTATTTATTACCCACCACTGCATCGTCGCTACGGAGAATCTTTAGTGTTAGAAAGTGTCTATCCACGTAAAAATGGGGTCTCTTGCGGCATTGATACGAACCATGGAGTGATTACATTAGCACCCGGCGAAAATCACATTGAATTACAAAATATCAGTCGTGTGAAATCCGAATGGGATTTCCGATTTCTTTATAAGTAG
- a CDS encoding phage tail protein — protein sequence MLTIRNYEETQEELLTDYDQGSFYENWQMNETWEVGFVIRKTIRNSVVYDLVTYESSVIFQGQQFVIKEMQESAVGEAVYKRVVATHVYYTIQDGYQYNKITGRRTPMQLLMHILGTGARGFTWQLSGGFPATDKENFGDANYLRLINEVLQDFRLVVIPDNKHLHFMSADAFGKKVHEPIRFKHNTDEVTFDIDTYNLKTQIRGFGALKEGVETDDPRDSDYVFPPVTLTSQESVKWGIRIQDPVRDERYHHQESMMERLRNELQDTPNISGVVRLKWKTPIQKGDHVPFIYEPMGISTYIQVVGLKTFPLVPNKPPEVVLSNTKKTMTKLLVQLRQKGMV from the coding sequence ATGTTAACGATTCGAAATTATGAAGAAACACAAGAAGAACTCCTGACCGATTACGATCAGGGCTCTTTTTATGAAAACTGGCAAATGAACGAAACGTGGGAAGTTGGTTTTGTTATTCGAAAAACAATTCGAAATAGTGTTGTGTATGATTTAGTGACTTACGAGTCTTCTGTCATCTTTCAAGGCCAACAATTTGTCATCAAAGAAATGCAAGAGTCGGCAGTTGGAGAAGCGGTGTATAAAAGAGTAGTGGCCACACATGTCTATTACACGATTCAAGATGGGTATCAATACAATAAAATAACCGGTCGGCGAACCCCGATGCAACTCTTGATGCATATACTAGGAACAGGTGCTCGTGGTTTTACTTGGCAGTTAAGCGGTGGGTTTCCAGCAACTGACAAGGAAAACTTTGGAGATGCGAATTATTTACGGTTGATCAATGAAGTCTTACAGGACTTTCGTTTAGTTGTTATTCCGGACAATAAACATTTACACTTTATGTCCGCAGATGCGTTTGGAAAAAAAGTCCATGAGCCGATTCGATTTAAGCATAATACGGATGAAGTGACATTCGATATCGACACGTACAACTTAAAAACCCAGATTCGAGGATTTGGCGCACTGAAAGAAGGCGTGGAAACAGATGATCCTCGAGATAGTGATTATGTTTTCCCACCAGTCACACTTACCAGTCAAGAATCGGTAAAATGGGGGATTCGAATTCAAGATCCTGTTCGAGATGAACGCTATCATCATCAGGAAAGTATGATGGAACGCTTAAGAAATGAACTACAAGATACACCAAATATTTCAGGTGTTGTTAGGTTGAAGTGGAAGACTCCAATACAAAAAGGCGATCACGTTCCCTTTATTTACGAGCCGATGGGAATTTCTACGTATATCCAAGTAGTTGGGCTTAAAACATTTCCTTTAGTACCGAACAAACCACCTGAGGTGGTCCTCTCGAACACTAAAAAAACAATGACGAAACTATTGGTTCAATTACGACAGAAAGGAATGGTGTAA
- a CDS encoding BppU family phage baseplate upper protein, translating into MANKPIVIDTVQQAIIDNGTTFYSHDRGTAKIEFFLKNEGVAFSIPQGTLIPIRLTFPLETAEDGLARHDYLAVVDDPVNGRVHIVLEENILGYQGVVEGSVYVNFPNQQSLDTAGRFRFRIHRSPLEETTNEIDAYYFNGFNWFAQQVEELTDSTKQEIEKLFARANDQSVSLEEKVKMLDEKINQTEQQINELGNLKRMYSNSIEFGNYDYSGNANLAMTDSDTFKWGDGGVVTYENGEYTVVMDGSGRLVKWNTNPETSVYLKDKTQYTMSCEMYVGADYTGDVTQVFANYAYTDGGQVLIQTSRLPRDVPRNTWVVVKGTSTIDYQGREPKVLYFTWQTVSNTTIPTGTLKIRKLKIEEGADATPHQPNLLIAPYQISKVPLNANLGNKEQPFPYSSNAWLFYAKDMTENFIVGQPYTLTLKGTKPTTQSFRVYITGQESRCRIDDMLPVEGVADTWRITFTPTADNLTGSASPSNLRIYQMPSGTTGAVRIDWLKIEKGDTATPPITFYKYFGEGLKDSNNPYDYSWDVTPEYTEKRLNDKVSLTEPQSIEGTKDFRDQPLIKGERIPTEKFGISLIGGRLVGVPVSNNTILNWGNPYAYDNERSKTNDLFTLSEDNKTLTILKNCALQFVGKFTCQTNDASYYAYLGMRVNGASDWRVAGIAGTLNWRNDVGWFCVRKFNAGERVTLVTETNFTTASVNNWGVDQVYIKEVLAT; encoded by the coding sequence GTGGCAAACAAACCCATTGTTATTGATACGGTCCAACAAGCTATCATCGACAATGGGACCACTTTTTATTCTCATGACCGTGGAACGGCAAAAATTGAGTTCTTTTTAAAAAATGAAGGAGTAGCTTTTTCTATCCCACAAGGAACACTAATTCCGATTCGATTAACGTTTCCTTTAGAGACGGCCGAGGATGGGCTAGCGAGACATGATTATTTAGCTGTAGTAGATGATCCGGTCAATGGTCGTGTGCATATTGTATTAGAAGAGAATATTTTAGGGTATCAGGGAGTTGTAGAGGGTTCTGTTTATGTAAACTTTCCAAATCAACAGTCCCTTGATACTGCTGGACGATTTAGGTTTAGGATCCATCGTAGTCCTTTGGAAGAAACGACAAACGAAATTGATGCCTATTACTTTAATGGGTTTAATTGGTTTGCCCAGCAAGTCGAAGAATTGACGGATTCAACCAAACAGGAGATTGAAAAACTATTTGCTCGAGCAAATGACCAATCGGTTAGTTTGGAAGAAAAGGTAAAAATGCTGGATGAAAAAATCAATCAAACTGAGCAACAAATCAACGAGCTGGGTAATCTAAAACGGATGTACTCAAACAGTATTGAGTTCGGTAATTACGACTATTCAGGGAATGCTAACCTAGCTATGACTGACTCAGATACATTTAAATGGGGAGACGGTGGTGTGGTAACATATGAAAACGGTGAATATACCGTTGTAATGGACGGTAGTGGAAGATTAGTCAAATGGAATACTAACCCGGAAACAAGTGTGTACTTAAAGGATAAAACACAGTATACGATGAGTTGCGAAATGTATGTGGGTGCTGATTATACAGGCGATGTTACACAAGTTTTTGCTAACTATGCTTATACAGATGGTGGACAAGTTCTTATACAAACTTCACGATTACCACGTGATGTGCCAAGAAATACATGGGTTGTGGTAAAAGGGACTTCAACTATAGATTATCAAGGCCGTGAGCCTAAAGTATTATATTTTACTTGGCAAACGGTAAGTAACACGACAATCCCAACAGGAACACTTAAAATAAGAAAGCTAAAAATAGAAGAAGGTGCAGATGCTACACCGCATCAACCTAATCTATTAATTGCACCTTATCAGATTTCAAAAGTACCATTGAATGCTAATTTGGGTAATAAGGAACAACCCTTCCCATACTCATCTAATGCTTGGCTTTTTTACGCTAAGGATATGACAGAAAACTTTATTGTAGGACAACCCTATACGTTAACATTGAAAGGAACAAAACCTACCACACAATCATTTAGAGTATACATTACAGGTCAAGAGAGTAGATGTAGGATAGATGATATGTTACCAGTAGAGGGTGTAGCAGATACTTGGAGAATTACTTTTACACCAACAGCGGATAACCTAACAGGTAGTGCCTCACCAAGTAACTTGCGGATATATCAGATGCCTTCTGGAACAACAGGGGCTGTCAGAATTGATTGGTTAAAAATAGAAAAAGGAGACACGGCAACACCACCAATCACTTTCTACAAATACTTTGGTGAAGGTTTGAAAGACAGTAATAATCCATACGACTATAGTTGGGATGTTACACCTGAGTACACTGAAAAAAGATTGAACGACAAAGTAAGTCTGACAGAGCCACAGTCTATTGAAGGGACAAAGGATTTTCGTGATCAGCCTTTAATTAAAGGTGAACGCATACCAACTGAAAAGTTTGGAATATCCTTAATTGGTGGAAGATTAGTAGGAGTACCTGTTTCAAATAACACTATTTTAAATTGGGGTAATCCGTATGCTTATGATAATGAACGATCAAAAACGAATGATTTATTTACACTATCTGAAGATAATAAAACTTTAACGATTCTAAAAAACTGTGCGCTACAATTTGTCGGTAAATTTACTTGTCAAACGAACGATGCCAGTTACTATGCTTATCTTGGGATGCGTGTAAACGGAGCGAGCGACTGGCGTGTAGCTGGTATAGCAGGAACGTTAAATTGGCGCAATGATGTTGGCTGGTTTTGTGTAAGAAAGTTTAATGCTGGAGAACGTGTCACGCTTGTGACAGAAACTAATTTTACCACTGCTTCAGTGAATAATTGGGGTGTTGATCAGGTGTATATCAAAGAAGTTTTGGCAACATAA
- a CDS encoding XkdX family protein, which translates to MFSYEQIERMYRQGFFTAEQVRMFVPLAISEKQLKKLLREVE; encoded by the coding sequence ATGTTTAGTTATGAACAAATTGAACGAATGTATCGCCAAGGTTTTTTCACTGCCGAACAAGTCAGAATGTTTGTGCCGTTAGCAATTTCTGAAAAACAATTAAAAAAACTACTGAGAGAAGTAGAATAG
- a CDS encoding holin has translation MTEILAAASIITPLVVGVTGLIKTQMKDYKLLPVINVIAGILLGVLYAATLAPQDLAIYAWAGAVSGLAAGGLFDLGNSVIQSEE, from the coding sequence ATGACAGAAATCTTAGCTGCTGCAAGTATTATTACACCACTAGTAGTCGGTGTCACAGGGTTAATTAAAACACAAATGAAGGATTACAAACTCTTACCCGTGATCAATGTGATTGCGGGTATTTTGTTAGGCGTGCTATATGCAGCGACCCTAGCACCACAAGATTTAGCAATCTACGCATGGGCTGGGGCTGTATCAGGGTTAGCCGCTGGTGGATTATTTGATTTAGGAAACAGTGTCATTCAGTCGGAAGAATGA
- a CDS encoding N-acetylmuramoyl-L-alanine amidase codes for MTKIVDLRGDSRILGPTNAKRNVSQVTKIARHHSATTTGDVWAFQNHWNGTLGWGTGGYHEIILRDGTVQWCYFDNDVTNGVGGHNTPTYHICLVGNGSFTAEQEKAFEERAKAAMQRFGLSVNDVLGHNEFSGHASNICPGINMNTVRERLRAGNNLTHDQIILASPPKTSGNYVGKLEVFNELVLGTFRIAGWLVPQNGAAYLNQGYVFWMDADNPDVEIGRCKSAGIIRDDVNAAYGLPSGLRFGLDGTLDIRKFAGKRVFPMLRRTNDPNGNTINGQTVDIRFPEYVLTIPKR; via the coding sequence ATGACAAAAATTGTAGATTTAAGAGGCGATTCAAGAATTTTAGGACCAACCAATGCCAAAAGAAATGTTTCTCAAGTAACTAAAATTGCTCGTCACCATTCTGCAACAACTACTGGAGACGTTTGGGCGTTTCAGAACCATTGGAATGGCACATTAGGCTGGGGAACAGGTGGCTATCATGAAATCATTTTACGAGATGGTACCGTACAATGGTGCTACTTCGATAATGATGTGACAAATGGTGTGGGGGGACATAATACACCGACTTACCATATTTGCCTTGTTGGTAATGGTTCATTTACAGCTGAACAAGAAAAAGCATTTGAAGAACGAGCAAAAGCGGCCATGCAACGTTTTGGTTTATCTGTCAACGATGTATTAGGGCATAACGAATTCAGTGGTCATGCCTCGAATATCTGCCCAGGTATTAACATGAATACGGTTCGTGAACGATTACGAGCGGGGAATAACTTAACCCATGATCAAATTATTTTAGCGAGCCCACCAAAAACGAGCGGAAACTATGTAGGTAAGTTAGAAGTGTTTAACGAGCTAGTCTTAGGTACATTCCGGATTGCTGGATGGTTGGTTCCGCAAAATGGTGCAGCGTATTTAAATCAAGGATACGTTTTCTGGATGGATGCCGACAATCCGGATGTTGAAATTGGGCGTTGTAAATCAGCCGGTATTATCAGAGATGATGTGAATGCAGCATATGGATTACCTAGTGGCCTACGATTTGGTTTGGATGGCACACTAGATATCCGTAAATTTGCAGGGAAAAGGGTCTTTCCGATGTTACGACGAACAAACGATCCGAACGGAAATACAATCAATGGACAAACAGTGGATATTCGTTTTCCTGAGTATGTTTTGACGATTCCTAAGCGATAA